A single region of the Selenomonas sp. oral taxon 920 genome encodes:
- a CDS encoding FAD-dependent oxidoreductase: MQNTSYQNLIIGFGKAGKTLAGFLAKKGETVALVERSKERYGGTCINVACIPSKSLEYSARLSAAAGGDFAAKAERYRAAIAEKRRLTAMLREKNYAKVTGTGAVVIDGEASFVDAHTVRIVGADGEQTVTADRIFINTGALPFVPPIEGAAESMHVYTSETMMELDELPEKLVIIGGGYIGLEFASYYANFGSSVAVVQDGDAFIPREDTEIAARVLQHTNDRGIHILMGAKVQRIEDSAGGANVVVQTADGEKTLAANAILIATGRRPNIEGLNLAAAGVAVTERGAVAVDEHLRTNVPHIWAMGDVAGGLQFTYISLDDFRIVKDQLAGSGTRTTANRGAVPYSVFLDPPLSRVGMTEAQAEAAGFDVRILRLEVAAIPKAQVYKKPAGILKAVVDAKTDTILGAHFFCPESQEMINLMKMAIDHGITAAALGSAIYTHPTMTEALNDLFS, translated from the coding sequence ATGCAGAACACATCATATCAAAATCTCATCATCGGCTTCGGCAAGGCAGGCAAGACGCTCGCGGGCTTCCTCGCGAAGAAGGGCGAAACGGTCGCCCTCGTCGAGCGGTCAAAGGAGCGTTACGGCGGCACCTGCATCAACGTCGCCTGCATCCCGTCGAAGTCGCTGGAGTACAGTGCACGGCTCTCGGCAGCGGCAGGCGGCGACTTTGCGGCAAAGGCGGAGCGCTATCGTGCGGCGATTGCAGAGAAACGCCGCCTCACAGCGATGCTGCGCGAAAAGAACTACGCCAAGGTGACAGGGACGGGTGCTGTCGTCATTGACGGAGAGGCCTCGTTTGTCGATGCACATACCGTACGCATTGTCGGCGCAGACGGAGAGCAGACCGTCACGGCGGACCGCATCTTCATCAATACGGGTGCACTGCCCTTCGTCCCGCCGATCGAGGGTGCGGCAGAGAGCATGCACGTCTACACGAGCGAGACGATGATGGAGCTGGACGAGCTGCCCGAGAAGCTCGTCATCATCGGCGGCGGCTACATTGGGCTGGAGTTCGCATCGTACTACGCCAACTTCGGCTCGTCCGTCGCCGTCGTACAGGACGGCGATGCCTTCATTCCGCGTGAAGACACGGAGATCGCCGCACGCGTCCTGCAGCACACAAATGATCGCGGCATCCATATTCTGATGGGGGCGAAGGTACAGCGCATCGAGGACAGTGCCGGCGGTGCGAATGTCGTCGTGCAGACGGCGGACGGAGAGAAGACGCTCGCGGCGAACGCCATCCTCATTGCAACGGGCCGCCGCCCGAACATCGAAGGGCTGAATCTTGCGGCGGCAGGCGTTGCTGTGACGGAGCGCGGTGCGGTCGCCGTTGACGAGCACCTCCGCACGAACGTACCGCACATATGGGCGATGGGCGATGTCGCGGGCGGCCTGCAGTTCACCTACATTTCTCTCGACGATTTCCGCATTGTAAAGGATCAGCTTGCGGGCAGCGGAACACGCACAACGGCAAATCGCGGAGCCGTCCCCTACTCCGTCTTCCTCGATCCGCCGCTCTCGCGCGTCGGTATGACGGAGGCACAGGCAGAGGCAGCGGGCTTTGACGTACGCATCCTCCGCCTTGAGGTCGCCGCCATCCCGAAGGCACAGGTCTACAAGAAGCCCGCCGGCATTCTCAAGGCAGTTGTTGACGCAAAGACGGACACGATCCTCGGTGCTCATTTCTTCTGTCCCGAGTCGCAGGAGATGATCAACCTCATGAAAATGGCAATCGACCACGGCATCACTGCCGCCGCGCTCGGCTCTGCCATCTACACCCACCCGACCATGACCGAAGCACTGAACGATCTGTTCAGCTGA
- a CDS encoding Crp/Fnr family transcriptional regulator, with the protein MLTHEILAPHTELLLQHDLFEGIPADALPVLLNALGGEMKRYAAGTDIMRMGRPPIVTGIILTGAIEVSFLNENADQIDMNIFEAGKSFGETMEGANLAASRMFVKALSDTLILRLQFRQLYERSSCSDPHLWRFTLNMLRRISQKGIFYQHKIRIMGQKSIRAKLSVYLQAISVEGDGTAVRDLNQTQLARYLGVERSALSREMSHMRDEGIIDYDRKTLRVLNPDFLAV; encoded by the coding sequence ATGCTGACGCATGAAATACTGGCACCGCATACAGAACTCCTGCTGCAGCACGATCTGTTCGAGGGAATCCCGGCAGATGCTCTGCCGGTGCTTCTGAATGCGCTTGGCGGCGAGATGAAGCGTTATGCGGCGGGGACGGATATCATGCGCATGGGGCGTCCGCCGATTGTGACGGGCATCATCCTCACAGGGGCAATCGAGGTATCGTTCCTCAACGAGAACGCCGACCAGATCGACATGAATATCTTCGAGGCGGGCAAGAGTTTCGGCGAGACGATGGAGGGGGCGAATCTCGCGGCAAGCCGTATGTTCGTCAAGGCACTCAGCGATACGCTGATCCTGCGCCTGCAGTTTCGACAGCTCTACGAGCGTTCCTCGTGCAGCGATCCGCATCTCTGGCGCTTTACGCTGAATATGCTGCGCAGAATTTCGCAGAAGGGCATATTCTATCAGCACAAGATCCGCATCATGGGGCAGAAGAGCATCCGCGCAAAGCTCAGCGTCTATCTGCAGGCGATCTCTGTTGAGGGGGACGGTACCGCTGTACGCGATCTGAACCAGACCCAGCTTGCACGCTACCTCGGCGTGGAGCGCAGCGCACTCAGCCGCGAGATGAGCCACATGCGCGACGAGGGGATCATCGACTATGACCGCAAGACCCTGCGCGTGCTTAATCCGGATTTTTTAGCAGTTTAG
- the fumC gene encoding class II fumarate hydratase — MEYRIEHDSLGEVKVPADKYWAAQTERSFENFPIGIEKMPAEIIHAFGILKKSAAIANNKLGKLDEKRLNAIKAACDEIIAGKLAEHFPLAVWQTGSGTQSNMNVNEVIANRGNEIAGEKILHPNDHSNMSQSSNDTFPTAMHIAAVIAIEDGLFPSIDLLANTFRRLMKENEGIVKTGRTHLQDAVPISFTQEISGWLAMLEQSKKQLQAALPFLHELALGGTAVGTGLNTPKGFDVAVAQAASELTGKKFVTAPNKFHALTSKDAIVFAHGGLKGLAANMMKIANDIRWLAAGPRCGLGEITIPANEPGSSIMPGKVNPTQCESVTMVAVQVMGNDAAIGIAASQGNFELNVFMPVMIYDFLQSARLLTDSLKSFNDRCVTGITANREKMHENLHRSLMLVTALNPYIGYENAAKTAHKAFDENISLKEACVALGFLTAEKFDEVFHPEEMV; from the coding sequence ATGGAGTATCGCATCGAACACGATTCCCTCGGCGAGGTCAAGGTTCCGGCGGACAAGTACTGGGCGGCGCAGACGGAGCGCAGCTTTGAGAATTTCCCCATTGGCATTGAGAAGATGCCTGCCGAGATCATTCACGCATTCGGCATTCTGAAGAAATCCGCCGCGATTGCAAACAACAAGCTCGGCAAGCTCGACGAGAAACGCTTGAACGCCATCAAGGCGGCCTGCGATGAGATCATCGCGGGCAAGCTTGCGGAGCACTTCCCGCTCGCGGTCTGGCAGACGGGCAGCGGCACACAGTCGAACATGAACGTCAACGAGGTCATCGCGAACCGCGGCAACGAGATCGCAGGCGAAAAGATCCTGCACCCGAACGATCACTCCAATATGTCGCAGAGCTCGAATGACACGTTCCCGACGGCGATGCACATCGCAGCGGTCATCGCCATTGAGGACGGCCTCTTCCCGAGCATCGATCTCCTCGCGAACACATTCCGCCGCCTGATGAAGGAGAACGAGGGCATCGTCAAGACAGGGCGCACGCACCTGCAGGATGCCGTTCCCATCTCCTTTACGCAGGAGATCAGCGGCTGGCTTGCCATGCTCGAGCAGTCTAAGAAGCAGCTGCAGGCAGCACTGCCCTTCCTCCACGAACTCGCACTCGGCGGCACCGCTGTCGGCACGGGGCTCAACACGCCGAAGGGCTTCGATGTCGCCGTCGCACAGGCGGCAAGTGAGCTGACGGGCAAGAAGTTCGTCACCGCGCCGAACAAGTTCCACGCGCTCACGAGCAAGGACGCAATCGTCTTTGCACATGGCGGACTCAAGGGACTCGCCGCGAACATGATGAAGATCGCGAACGATATCCGCTGGCTCGCAGCAGGGCCGCGCTGCGGTCTCGGTGAGATCACGATCCCCGCGAACGAGCCGGGCAGCTCCATCATGCCGGGCAAGGTCAACCCGACGCAGTGCGAGTCCGTCACGATGGTCGCCGTACAGGTCATGGGCAACGATGCCGCCATCGGCATTGCCGCCTCACAGGGCAACTTCGAGCTGAACGTGTTCATGCCCGTCATGATCTACGACTTCCTCCAGTCCGCACGACTCCTCACCGACTCCCTCAAGTCGTTCAACGACCGCTGCGTCACGGGGATCACGGCGAACCGCGAGAAGATGCACGAGAACCTCCACCGTTCGCTGATGCTCGTCACGGCTCTGAACCCGTACATCGGCTACGAGAACGCTGCGAAGACCGCACACAAGGCATTCGACGAGAACATCAGCCTCAAGGAGGCGTGCGTTGCCCTCGGCTTCCTCACCGCCGAGAAGTTCGACGAGGTCTTCCATCCCGAAGAGATGGTGTAA
- a CDS encoding Gx transporter family protein, with product MSNIHRITHIALLTALSLILFVLEGFLPLPLPVPGAKLGLAAIVTLIALCILPMRDAALMLTLRILLASALGGGLAPLLYSLAGGAASFAAMVLLKQHSQLSIVGISAAGGFLHNMAQLLVAAAVMQTSALFSYAPVLGFVGILTGIGIGIAAQTILQKIYHNFAR from the coding sequence ATGAGCAATATTCACCGAATCACACACATTGCACTCCTCACCGCACTCTCCCTCATTCTCTTCGTACTTGAAGGCTTCCTCCCCCTGCCGCTGCCCGTACCGGGCGCAAAGCTTGGGCTCGCCGCCATTGTCACGCTGATCGCGCTCTGCATTCTCCCGATGCGCGATGCTGCACTGATGCTCACACTGCGCATCCTCCTCGCCTCTGCTCTCGGCGGCGGACTTGCTCCCCTGCTTTACAGTCTCGCGGGCGGCGCGGCGAGTTTCGCGGCGATGGTGCTGCTGAAACAGCACTCGCAGCTGTCCATCGTCGGCATCAGTGCGGCGGGCGGCTTCCTGCACAACATGGCGCAGCTTCTCGTCGCCGCTGCTGTCATGCAGACCTCCGCACTCTTTTCCTACGCTCCCGTGCTCGGCTTCGTCGGGATATTGACGGGCATCGGCATCGGCATTGCCGCACAGACGATTTTACAGAAAATTTATCATAATTTTGCAAGATAA
- a CDS encoding NusG domain II-containing protein, translating into MKKNDLVLIGALLLLCGIGAVFFFTRTDNEIRHAVITQNNVQLYDIPLTGHTGTEEIVIADEDGTNTIRIEGETIAVIHADCPDLVCVHTGKASKKGDVIACLPHRLLIEVK; encoded by the coding sequence ATGAAGAAAAACGATCTTGTCCTCATCGGCGCACTGCTCCTCCTCTGTGGGATCGGTGCCGTATTTTTTTTCACACGCACGGACAATGAAATACGGCATGCCGTAATCACACAGAACAATGTGCAGCTCTATGATATCCCGCTCACGGGACACACGGGCACGGAGGAGATTGTCATTGCGGACGAGGACGGAACGAACACCATCCGCATTGAGGGCGAAACGATCGCCGTCATCCATGCCGACTGCCCTGACCTCGTCTGCGTGCACACGGGCAAAGCATCGAAAAAAGGCGACGTGATCGCCTGCCTCCCGCATAGACTTCTGATCGAAGTGAAATGA
- a CDS encoding Cof-type HAD-IIB family hydrolase, with translation MAVKLFVSDLDGTMLPDGNVVSAENIAAVRRAAEAGVTVTIATGRMFEAALPVAEALGVDVPIISYNGGLIKSPSGCVYEEHTVDPALAHDLIAFCKERGWYIQSYSGGVLRYVEPCDESRFYENSQKLTGEAVGWDGLFAHTSGNCKLVLVTKELSVTLTRAEAVLAAFGERVDVMRSANHLIEIVPKGISKASALKSLAGKLGIAIEETMAIGDAYNDLPMLKAAGKSVAMGNAFPEVKEVTDYETLSCEENGLAAAIYHYVLGMGADAPVPMTRG, from the coding sequence ATGGCGGTAAAGCTGTTTGTATCAGATCTGGACGGGACGATGCTGCCGGACGGCAATGTGGTCTCTGCGGAGAATATCGCGGCGGTGCGCCGCGCGGCGGAGGCGGGGGTCACGGTGACGATTGCGACGGGGCGCATGTTCGAGGCGGCGCTGCCCGTTGCCGAGGCGCTCGGCGTGGATGTGCCCATCATCTCCTACAACGGCGGGCTCATCAAGAGCCCGAGCGGGTGTGTCTACGAGGAGCACACGGTCGATCCCGCGCTTGCACATGATCTCATCGCGTTCTGCAAGGAGCGCGGATGGTACATTCAGAGCTACAGCGGCGGCGTGCTGCGCTATGTCGAGCCGTGCGATGAGTCACGTTTCTATGAGAATTCGCAGAAACTCACGGGCGAGGCGGTCGGCTGGGACGGCCTCTTTGCACACACGTCAGGAAACTGCAAGCTGGTTCTCGTGACAAAGGAGCTTTCAGTGACGCTTACGCGCGCGGAGGCGGTGCTTGCTGCATTCGGCGAACGAGTGGATGTAATGCGCTCAGCGAATCATCTGATCGAGATTGTGCCGAAGGGCATCTCCAAGGCATCGGCACTGAAGTCTCTTGCGGGCAAACTCGGCATCGCCATCGAGGAAACGATGGCGATCGGCGATGCGTACAACGATCTGCCCATGCTGAAGGCAGCAGGCAAGAGCGTTGCGATGGGCAACGCGTTCCCCGAGGTCAAAGAGGTGACGGACTACGAGACGCTCTCCTGTGAGGAGAACGGGCTTGCAGCGGCAATCTACCACTATGTGCTCGGCATGGGAGCGGATGCCCCCGTACCAATGACGAGGGGCTAA